A region of Malaciobacter marinus DNA encodes the following proteins:
- a CDS encoding bifunctional 2-C-methyl-D-erythritol 4-phosphate cytidylyltransferase/2-C-methyl-D-erythritol 2,4-cyclodiphosphate synthase, whose amino-acid sequence MSNVTLVILCAGNSSRFSLKAKKQWLRVDNDPVWLYVSKKLTSYHDFDKVIVTSHKNEINYMKNFNDDITFIEGGDTRQNSIKNALKEVETDFVMITDVARVDIPIEVIKNLIQLKNEADCIVPILTVSDTVVYEDETINRDNIKLIQTPQLSKTKILTQALKTNTDFTDDSSAIKSIGGSIKYIKGNQRSKKLTFSHDLSIIEKLESPSKNFFTGTGFDIHPFEDNKDMFLGGIKIDAPYGFKAHSDGDVLIHSVIDALLGACGAGDIGEFFPDTDNKYKGVDSKILLENIVKFIYAVGYEIVNIDLTIIAQQPKINPYKNEIKSKIANLLNLEKCFVNIKATTAERLGFIGRKEGVAVQSIATLKYYDWKKR is encoded by the coding sequence TTGTCTAATGTAACACTGGTTATTCTTTGTGCAGGAAATTCATCTAGATTTAGTCTAAAAGCTAAGAAACAATGGCTTAGAGTGGATAATGATCCTGTTTGGCTTTATGTTTCAAAAAAGCTCACTTCATATCATGATTTTGATAAAGTTATTGTTACCTCTCATAAAAATGAGATTAATTACATGAAAAACTTTAATGATGATATAACTTTTATAGAAGGTGGAGATACAAGGCAGAATTCTATAAAAAATGCTTTAAAAGAAGTAGAAACTGACTTTGTAATGATTACAGATGTTGCAAGAGTTGATATCCCTATTGAAGTTATAAAAAACCTCATTCAACTCAAGAATGAAGCAGATTGTATTGTCCCTATATTAACTGTTTCTGATACAGTTGTTTATGAAGATGAAACTATCAATCGAGACAATATTAAACTTATTCAAACCCCTCAACTTTCAAAAACAAAAATTTTAACTCAAGCTTTAAAGACAAATACAGACTTTACAGATGATAGCTCAGCTATTAAATCAATTGGTGGCTCTATTAAATATATAAAAGGTAACCAAAGAAGTAAAAAGCTAACGTTTAGTCATGATTTAAGTATTATAGAAAAGCTTGAATCACCAAGTAAAAACTTTTTTACAGGAACAGGCTTTGACATTCATCCATTTGAAGATAATAAAGATATGTTCTTAGGTGGAATAAAAATAGATGCACCTTATGGTTTTAAAGCCCATAGTGATGGTGATGTATTGATACATTCAGTTATTGATGCACTACTTGGAGCATGTGGTGCAGGAGATATTGGTGAATTTTTCCCAGATACAGATAATAAATACAAAGGAGTTGATTCTAAAATCTTACTAGAAAATATTGTTAAGTTTATCTATGCGGTTGGCTATGAAATTGTAAATATTGATTTAACAATTATTGCACAACAACCTAAAATCAATCCATATAAAAATGAAATCAAGTCAAAAATAGCAAATCTTTTAAATTTAGAAAAATGCTTTGTAAATATAAAAGCAACCACTGCTGAGAGATTAGGTTTCATAGGAAGAAAAGAAGGAGTAGCTGTGCAAAGTATAGCAACATTAAAATACTACGATTGGAAGAAAAGATGA
- a CDS encoding HDOD domain-containing protein: protein MSKKIIEKIDSLPPLPKSVIELEKFRKLPDKDPEELLKIIQKDPLIVTTLLRVANSSMFAFRSKVDTVHRAISLLGVNFCISIALGSVVQDLIKSNLEAYNITTDDFMENSNLASSFVNNWLSTINFEDKDELVLAAFLQEVGKFIISDVVIENNEINEFQKALKTDTSKAENEFVGFTCAKITANIFKHWKLDPNLIFSIGFVQDLDTCPKEFIKKCQVLEITKISCDIVNPLDDNNIQKAINKAIEYNFDIEPLMNTIDSLKVKTSNNA from the coding sequence ATGAGTAAAAAAATTATTGAAAAAATAGATTCACTGCCACCTTTACCAAAAAGTGTAATCGAACTTGAGAAATTTAGAAAACTTCCGGATAAAGATCCTGAAGAACTATTAAAAATAATTCAAAAAGATCCTTTAATTGTAACAACATTATTAAGAGTAGCAAATTCATCAATGTTTGCTTTTAGAAGTAAAGTAGATACTGTACATAGAGCAATTTCTTTGCTTGGAGTAAATTTTTGTATTTCTATTGCATTAGGTTCAGTTGTTCAAGATTTAATTAAATCTAATCTTGAAGCTTACAATATAACAACTGATGATTTTATGGAAAACTCAAACCTTGCTTCATCTTTTGTAAATAATTGGTTAAGTACTATTAATTTTGAAGATAAAGATGAATTAGTTCTAGCTGCCTTTTTACAAGAAGTAGGTAAATTTATTATTTCAGATGTAGTAATAGAAAATAATGAAATTAATGAATTTCAAAAAGCACTTAAAACAGATACTTCAAAAGCTGAAAATGAGTTTGTTGGTTTCACTTGTGCAAAAATCACTGCAAATATTTTTAAACATTGGAAACTTGATCCAAATCTAATTTTTTCAATTGGTTTTGTACAAGATTTAGATACATGTCCAAAAGAGTTTATAAAAAAATGCCAAGTTCTTGAAATAACAAAAATTTCATGTGATATTGTTAATCCATTAGATGATAATAATATACAAAAAGCAATTAATAAGGCGATTGAATATAATTTTGATATAGAACCATTAATGAATACTATTGATAGCTTGAAAGTAAAAACTAGTAACAATGCTTAA
- the thiC gene encoding phosphomethylpyrimidine synthase ThiC produces the protein MRDWLDNHNNDNVRTQMYYAKKGIITPDMEYVAKVEKIEPELVRSEVARGRLIIPANVNHKHLNPMAIGLASKCKINANIGSSALASNINTEVEKVDVSLKYGADTIMDLSTGGDLDAIREGVINHSTVPVGTVPIYQILHDCKDKIEDLSIEKMLQTLQKQAEQGVSYFTIHAGFLLRFMPHIAKRKMGIVSRGGSLMAAWMMHYHKENPFYEAFDDILDICRKYDVSLSLGDSLRPGCLADASDEAQLSELKVLGELTLRAWEKDVQVMVEGPGHVPLNQIERNMKLEKEYCHEAPFYILGPLTTDIAAGYDHISSAIGAAVGGWHGASMLCYVTQKEHLGLPNAEDVRSGIIAYKIAAHSADIARGRKGARDIDDEMSDARYGFDWNKQFELCLDPERAKEFHDETLPQDVFKEAEFCSMCGPKFCSYKITQKIVEEHGDKMKETE, from the coding sequence ATGAGAGATTGGTTAGACAATCATAATAATGATAATGTTAGAACTCAGATGTATTATGCAAAAAAAGGTATTATTACACCTGATATGGAGTATGTTGCAAAAGTTGAAAAAATTGAACCAGAACTTGTTAGAAGTGAAGTAGCAAGAGGAAGGTTAATTATACCAGCAAATGTAAATCATAAACACCTTAATCCTATGGCAATTGGATTAGCATCAAAATGTAAAATTAATGCAAATATTGGTTCTTCTGCCCTTGCTTCTAATATCAATACTGAAGTTGAAAAAGTTGATGTTTCTTTAAAATATGGAGCAGATACAATTATGGATTTAAGTACAGGAGGAGATTTAGATGCAATTAGAGAAGGTGTAATTAATCACTCTACTGTGCCAGTTGGAACTGTACCAATTTATCAAATCTTACATGACTGTAAAGATAAAATTGAAGATTTAAGTATTGAAAAGATGCTACAAACTTTACAAAAACAAGCAGAACAAGGTGTTTCTTATTTCACAATTCATGCAGGTTTTTTACTTAGATTTATGCCTCATATTGCAAAAAGAAAAATGGGTATTGTAAGTCGTGGTGGTTCTTTAATGGCTGCATGGATGATGCACTATCATAAAGAGAATCCATTTTATGAAGCTTTTGATGATATTTTAGATATTTGTAGAAAATATGATGTATCTTTATCTTTAGGTGACTCATTAAGACCTGGATGTTTAGCTGATGCAAGTGATGAAGCACAATTATCAGAGTTAAAAGTCTTAGGTGAATTGACACTTAGAGCTTGGGAAAAAGATGTTCAAGTTATGGTTGAGGGACCAGGTCATGTTCCTTTAAATCAAATTGAGCGAAATATGAAATTAGAAAAAGAGTATTGTCATGAAGCACCATTTTATATTTTAGGACCTCTTACAACTGATATCGCTGCTGGATATGATCATATCTCATCTGCTATTGGTGCAGCTGTTGGTGGATGGCATGGAGCTTCAATGCTTTGTTATGTTACACAAAAAGAGCATTTAGGGCTACCAAATGCAGAAGACGTTAGAAGTGGTATCATTGCTTATAAGATTGCGGCTCATAGTGCTGATATTGCAAGAGGAAGAAAAGGTGCAAGAGATATTGATGATGAGATGAGTGATGCAAGATATGGTTTTGATTGGAATAAACAGTTTGAATTATGTCTAGATCCAGAAAGAGCAAAAGAGTTTCACGATGAAACACTTCCTCAAGATGTATTTAAAGAAGCAGAATTCTGTTCAATGTGCGGACCTAAATTTTGTTCATATAAGATTACTCAAAAGATTGTTGAAGAACATGGTGATAAAATGAAAGAGACAGAGTAA
- a CDS encoding Mrp/NBP35 family ATP-binding protein: MATVADIKSALENVKYPGFAKSIIEFGFVKDVQIDGSACILTLDITSSAKEVESKLREDITQTLSGIVEEVIINIKKPEEEKQQSNSTSGKNIAPHIKNFVMVSSGKGGVGKSTTTVNLAVAAAMQGKRVGILDADIYGPNIPRMMGLQGREVEVIGNKAKPFRIHGVDVMSMGSLMQEGQALIWRGAMIMKAIEQLLRDILWENLDILFIDMPPGTGDAQLTLAQSVPVTCGVNVTTPQHVALDDSRRSLDMFEKLHIPIGGIIENMSGFICPKCNEESDIFGMGTCEALAEQYNTQVLGNLPIEPAIREGGDSGKPVVYFQPESESAKRYMIASQKLIEYVDQVSDNVSNEEIQPTTPPGVSACSTAGASTQAKSSNGGGCGCH, translated from the coding sequence ATGGCAACAGTAGCAGATATTAAAAGTGCATTAGAAAATGTAAAATATCCTGGTTTTGCTAAATCAATTATAGAATTTGGTTTTGTAAAAGATGTTCAAATTGATGGTTCTGCCTGTATATTAACACTTGATATTACATCAAGTGCTAAAGAAGTTGAATCAAAATTAAGAGAAGATATTACTCAAACTCTATCAGGAATTGTTGAAGAAGTTATAATAAATATTAAAAAACCTGAAGAAGAAAAACAACAAAGTAATAGTACTAGTGGAAAAAATATAGCACCACATATTAAAAACTTTGTAATGGTAAGTTCTGGAAAAGGTGGAGTTGGAAAATCAACTACAACTGTTAACTTAGCAGTAGCAGCAGCAATGCAAGGTAAAAGAGTTGGTATTTTAGATGCTGACATTTATGGTCCAAATATTCCTCGAATGATGGGATTACAAGGAAGAGAGGTTGAAGTTATTGGAAACAAAGCAAAACCTTTTAGAATTCATGGTGTTGATGTAATGTCAATGGGTTCATTAATGCAAGAAGGACAAGCACTAATTTGGAGAGGTGCTATGATTATGAAAGCAATTGAGCAATTATTAAGAGATATTTTATGGGAAAATTTAGATATTTTATTTATTGATATGCCTCCTGGAACTGGTGATGCACAATTGACTCTTGCTCAAAGTGTACCTGTAACTTGTGGTGTTAATGTAACAACTCCACAGCATGTTGCTCTTGATGATAGTAGAAGAAGTTTAGATATGTTTGAAAAACTTCATATTCCAATTGGTGGGATTATCGAAAATATGAGTGGTTTTATTTGTCCAAAATGTAATGAAGAATCAGATATTTTTGGAATGGGAACTTGTGAAGCTTTAGCTGAACAATATAATACTCAAGTTCTAGGAAATTTACCAATTGAACCTGCAATTAGAGAAGGTGGAGATTCAGGTAAGCCTGTAGTATATTTCCAACCAGAATCTGAATCTGCAAAAAGATATATGATAGCTTCACAAAAACTTATTGAATATGTTGATCAAGTAAGTGATAATGTTTCAAATGAAGAGATTCAACCAACTACACCTCCTGGTGTTAGTGCTTGTAGTACAGCAGGCGCATCAACACAAGCTAAAAGCTCTAATGGCGGAGGATGCGGCTGCCATTAG
- a CDS encoding nucleotide pyrophosphohydrolase: MNMTKIQEIIKEFSKQRDWDKHHNPKNLAMALSVEVSELVEIFQWLDLEASKNLDNHKQEHLKEEIADIAIYLIRICMAYDINLEDAIYEKMEKNKKKYPLFDKDENRIIYKKK, encoded by the coding sequence ATGAACATGACAAAAATACAAGAAATAATAAAAGAGTTTTCAAAACAAAGAGATTGGGACAAACATCATAATCCAAAAAATTTAGCTATGGCACTTAGTGTAGAAGTTTCAGAACTTGTAGAAATTTTCCAATGGTTAGATTTAGAAGCTTCAAAAAATTTAGATAATCATAAACAAGAACACTTAAAAGAAGAAATAGCAGATATTGCAATATATTTAATTAGAATATGTATGGCTTATGATATTAATTTAGAAGATGCAATATATGAAAAAATGGAAAAGAATAAAAAGAAATATCCTTTATTTGATAAAGATGAAAATAGAATAATATATAAAAAGAAGTAA
- the hisIE gene encoding bifunctional phosphoribosyl-AMP cyclohydrolase/phosphoribosyl-ATP diphosphatase HisIE, protein MVVKFAQQRGKRKLQMSIKENIDWKKMDNLIPVITQEAKTNEVLMLAYMNKEALNLTLETKIAHYFSRSKQRIWKKGESSGHLQNVKEILLDCDNDTLLLKVEQIGVACHTGRKSCFFTNLETNEEVSKIQVDTSSAYGIVDTLYHTICERKNDDPKKSYTAKLLKGKENSMLKKIVEEAGELTFAIKDDNEEEIVYEAADLMYHCLVAMASKNISPDRVKQELAKRFGISGIEEKNSRKQE, encoded by the coding sequence ATTGTTGTAAAATTCGCCCAGCAAAGAGGGAAAAGGAAATTACAAATGAGTATAAAAGAAAATATTGACTGGAAAAAAATGGATAATTTAATTCCAGTAATTACTCAAGAAGCAAAAACAAATGAAGTTTTGATGCTTGCATATATGAATAAAGAAGCATTAAACTTAACACTAGAAACAAAAATTGCCCACTATTTTAGTAGAAGTAAACAAAGAATATGGAAAAAAGGAGAAAGTTCTGGTCATCTTCAAAATGTAAAAGAGATTTTATTAGATTGCGATAATGATACATTACTTTTAAAAGTTGAGCAAATTGGTGTAGCTTGTCATACAGGAAGAAAATCTTGTTTTTTTACTAATTTAGAAACAAATGAAGAAGTTTCTAAAATCCAAGTTGATACAAGTTCTGCATATGGAATAGTTGATACTCTTTATCATACTATTTGTGAAAGAAAAAATGATGATCCAAAAAAATCATATACTGCAAAGTTATTAAAAGGCAAAGAGAACTCTATGCTAAAAAAGATTGTAGAAGAAGCAGGAGAATTAACATTTGCAATAAAAGATGACAATGAAGAAGAGATTGTTTATGAAGCTGCTGATTTAATGTATCATTGTTTAGTAGCAATGGCTAGTAAAAATATTAGTCCAGACAGAGTAAAACAAGAATTAGCTAAAAGATTTGGAATTTCTGGAATAGAAGAAAAAAATTCAAGAAAACAAGAGTAG
- a CDS encoding SPFH domain-containing protein, whose amino-acid sequence MPIDNDYFKNRQQNNNNSNGGGKGNYQPPFEPPEFFKNFGKKAGFLYAIIIIVIMMFVFKPFVIIESGQVGIKVTTGKYTETPLRPGFHLYIPVFQKVIIVDTKVRLINYMSVEQVNGQFDRSIRMNPAINILDARGLPVSIELTVQYRLTAEGAPKTISTWGLGWENKIVDPVVRNIVRNVVGEFNAETLPTKRNEIAVMIENGVRTKIEALDGMPVSVESVQLREIVLPVKIKEQIERVQIANQESERVKYEVLRAKQEAEKKAALAKGEADKNRIEAQGRADAVTIEAKAQSQANKEIAKSLTPNLLQMQQIQVQGKFNEALRENKDAKIFLTPGGSTPNIWVDTKNKSRDTSINK is encoded by the coding sequence ATGCCAATAGATAATGACTATTTTAAGAATAGACAACAAAACAACAATAATTCAAATGGTGGAGGTAAAGGAAACTATCAACCTCCTTTTGAGCCACCTGAATTTTTTAAAAATTTCGGGAAAAAAGCTGGTTTTTTATATGCAATTATCATTATTGTAATAATGATGTTTGTATTCAAACCATTTGTTATAATTGAATCTGGACAAGTTGGTATTAAAGTTACAACAGGTAAATATACTGAAACTCCACTAAGACCTGGTTTTCATTTATATATTCCAGTATTTCAAAAAGTAATTATTGTTGATACAAAAGTTAGACTTATTAATTATATGTCAGTTGAACAAGTTAATGGTCAATTTGATAGAAGTATTAGAATGAATCCTGCTATTAATATCTTAGATGCAAGAGGTTTACCTGTATCTATTGAACTTACCGTACAATATAGATTAACAGCAGAGGGTGCACCTAAGACTATTTCTACATGGGGTCTTGGTTGGGAAAATAAAATTGTTGATCCAGTTGTTAGAAATATTGTAAGAAATGTAGTTGGTGAATTTAATGCAGAAACATTACCAACAAAAAGAAATGAAATTGCAGTTATGATTGAAAATGGTGTTCGAACAAAAATCGAAGCTTTAGACGGTATGCCTGTATCAGTTGAATCAGTACAATTAAGAGAGATTGTTTTACCTGTAAAAATTAAAGAGCAAATTGAAAGAGTTCAAATTGCAAATCAAGAATCAGAAAGAGTAAAATACGAAGTTTTAAGAGCAAAACAAGAAGCTGAGAAAAAAGCTGCACTTGCAAAAGGTGAGGCTGATAAAAACAGAATTGAAGCTCAAGGTAGAGCAGATGCTGTAACTATTGAAGCAAAAGCACAATCTCAAGCAAATAAAGAGATTGCAAAATCTTTAACTCCGAACTTACTTCAAATGCAACAAATTCAAGTTCAAGGTAAGTTTAATGAAGCACTTAGAGAAAATAAAGATGCTAAGATATTCTTAACACCTGGTGGTTCAACTCCAAATATTTGGGTTGATACAAAAAATAAATCAAGAGACACTTCAATAAACAAATAA
- a CDS encoding branched-chain amino acid transaminase — MTEAKYIWMDGEYVNWNDAKTHVLSHTLHYGNGAIEGTKAYKTVDGRCAIFKLNEHTKRLINSSKMTLIDVPFSAEELNNAQVELLQKNELFDGAYIRPLVYLGYGVMGLYHKEAPVKVSVAAWKWGAYLGEEGLKKGVRVKISSMSRTPNTSGMGKAKAVANYLNSQMAKFEAVEAGYDEALLRDDQGYIAEASGACFFIVRDGVLISPPNDNSLESITQATVIDLAKDLGIEVERRRVTREEIYIADEAFFTGTAAEVTPIRDVDARIIGGGSRGPITEKLQTAYFDAVSGKNEKYLQYLTYIN; from the coding sequence ATGACAGAAGCTAAATACATCTGGATGGATGGAGAGTATGTAAACTGGAATGATGCGAAAACGCATGTTTTAAGTCATACTTTACATTATGGGAATGGTGCTATTGAGGGAACAAAAGCGTACAAAACAGTTGATGGACGATGCGCTATTTTTAAACTTAATGAGCATACAAAAAGATTAATTAATTCATCAAAGATGACCCTTATTGATGTACCATTTAGTGCAGAAGAACTAAATAATGCACAAGTAGAGTTACTTCAAAAAAATGAGCTTTTTGATGGTGCTTATATAAGACCTCTTGTATACTTAGGCTATGGAGTAATGGGGCTTTATCATAAAGAAGCTCCAGTTAAAGTTTCAGTTGCTGCTTGGAAGTGGGGAGCATACTTAGGAGAAGAGGGACTTAAAAAAGGTGTTAGAGTAAAAATTTCATCTATGAGTAGAACTCCAAATACTTCAGGTATGGGAAAAGCAAAAGCAGTTGCTAATTACTTAAACTCACAAATGGCTAAATTTGAAGCTGTAGAGGCTGGTTATGATGAAGCACTTTTAAGAGATGACCAAGGGTATATAGCAGAAGCTAGTGGAGCTTGCTTTTTTATTGTAAGAGATGGAGTTTTAATTTCACCACCAAATGACAACTCACTAGAATCAATTACACAAGCAACAGTTATTGATCTTGCAAAAGATTTAGGAATTGAAGTTGAAAGAAGAAGAGTAACAAGAGAGGAGATTTATATTGCAGATGAAGCATTTTTTACTGGAACTGCTGCTGAAGTAACACCAATAAGAGATGTTGATGCAAGAATAATCGGAGGTGGTTCAAGAGGACCAATTACAGAAAAACTACAAACTGCATATTTTGATGCAGTAAGTGGTAAAAATGAAAAGTATTTACAATATTTGACATATATAAATTAA
- a CDS encoding class I SAM-dependent methyltransferase, with protein MTQQELWNKKFSRDDYFYGTNVNEFLKSCEHLFSNSKSILCLGEGEGRNAIYFAEKGFNIEAIDASNIGLEKLRKNALSKNLEIDILCMDLQDWAPLKKHDVVIASYLHIYENQRDKLFDKIELSLEKNAYFVGEFFSKNQINYSSGGPKDLELLYDKSDFENRFKACKKIKVEEEIVHLNEGSGHRGEASVIRVVLQKQ; from the coding sequence ATGACACAACAAGAATTATGGAATAAAAAATTTTCAAGAGATGATTACTTTTATGGTACAAATGTAAATGAATTTTTAAAATCTTGTGAGCATTTATTCTCAAATTCAAAGAGTATTCTTTGTTTAGGTGAGGGAGAAGGTAGAAATGCAATATATTTTGCAGAAAAAGGCTTTAATATAGAAGCTATTGATGCATCTAATATAGGTTTAGAAAAACTAAGAAAAAATGCATTGTCAAAAAATTTAGAAATTGACATATTATGTATGGATTTGCAAGATTGGGCACCACTTAAGAAACATGATGTTGTAATAGCTTCTTATTTGCATATATATGAAAATCAAAGAGATAAACTTTTTGATAAAATTGAATTGTCTTTAGAAAAAAATGCTTATTTCGTAGGAGAATTTTTTTCAAAAAATCAAATAAATTATTCAAGTGGTGGTCCTAAAGACTTAGAGCTTTTATATGATAAAAGTGATTTTGAAAATAGATTTAAAGCATGTAAAAAAATAAAAGTAGAAGAAGAAATAGTTCATTTAAATGAAGGGTCGGGTCATCGAGGTGAAGCTAGTGTTATAAGGGTTGTTTTACAAAAGCAGTAG